AATATGTACAAAATCGCTGGCGAGCTACTTCCTTGTGTGTTTCATGTCAGCGCCCGAGCTTTGGCTACTCATGCCCTTTCAATCTTTGGCGACCATCAAGACGTTATGGCGACCCGCCAAACAGGATTTGCTCTTTTAGCTTCCTGTAGCGTTCAAGAAACTATGGATCTAGGCGCCATCTCCCACCTTGCGACGATAAAGTCTAGAATTCCATTTCTGCATTTTTTTGATGGTTTTAGAACATCTCATGAATATCAAAAAATTGAAATCATTGATTATAATGTATTCGATGAACTGGTTGATAACGAAGCTATCAAAGAGTTTAGAAAAAGAGCTCTCAACCCTAACGCACCAGTAACTAGAGGCACTGCACAAAATCCAGACATATACTTCCAGGGTAGAGAGGTTTCAAACCCATTTTTTGAGAAAGTTCCCGATGTAGTCGCTCATTATATGGAGGTTTTAGGCAAACGTACTGGCCGAATGTACAAGCCATTTGACTATTATGGAGCAGAAGATGCTGGTAAAGTAATAATTGCTATGGGCTCTATATGTGAAACCATAGAAGAAACTATAGATTATCTTACAGAACAGGGAGAAAAGGTAGGTATAGTAAAAGTTAGATTATATCGTCCCTTTTCAGCAAAGCACTTTTTTGAAGTCATGCCTAAAACTGTAAAGAAAATCGCAGTGTTAGACAGAACCAAAGAACCAGGTGCTGTTGGCGAGCCATTATACGAGGATATTAAGAGCTTATATTATAACCGAGAAGCACTAACTATTGTTGGTGGCCGTTATGGCCTGGGCTCTAAGGATACTACTCCCTCCCACATTAAAATTGTATATGATAATCTCGACAAAAAAGAACCAAAGAATGGTTTTACCATAGGAATAAAAGATGATGTCACCTTCACTTCTTTAAATGTAGATAAGGAAGTAAACACCACTCCAAAGGGAACCGTAAGTTGTAAATTCTGGGGCTTGGGTTCAGATGGTACCGTAGGAGCTAACAAAACAGCGATAAAAATTATCGGCGACAATACCGATATGTATGCACAGGGTTATTTTTCCTACGACAGTAAAAAGTCAGGCGGAACAACCATATCTCACCTTCGTTTTGGAGATAGACCAATTAAGTCTCCATACTTAATAAGGCAGCCTGATTTTGTAGCCTGTCACAATCCAGCATACGTTAACCAATATGAAATACTAGAAGGTTTGAAACCAAAGGGAACTTTTGTGCTAAACTGCCCATGGTCAGATGAAGAATTAGATGGTTTTCTACCTACCTCAATAAAAAAGTATCTTGCAGAGAACGATATAAACTTTTACACCATTGATGCTGTTGAAATTGCTGAAAAAATTGGCCTAGGTGGTCGAATCAACATGATAATGCAAGCTGCTTTTTTTAAGCTTGCAGAAGTCATTCCACTAGAAGATGCCATTAAATATTTAAAAGATGCTATAAGCGATGTATATGGTAAAAAAGGTGAGAAAATAGTAACCATGAACCACAAAGCAGTTGATGCAGGAATTGAAAAGCTAAGACGTGTGTCAGTTCCAGCTCAGTGGTCAGAAGCATCAGAGCAAGAAAGTAACAAAGATTATCCCGGATTCATAGGAGAAGTTATGAGACCTATGGCAAAACACAAAGGAGATAATTTGCCGGTAAGCTCCTTTTTAAGCCGAGAAGATGGAACTTTCCCCCACGGCACAACAGCTTATGAAAAGCGAGGCATAGCTGTTACAGTCCCAAAATGGATAAAAGAGAATTGTATCCAGTGTAATCAATGCTCATACATCTGTCCCCACTCTGTCATTAGGCCAATGCTGCCTACAGAACAAGAGTTAAAAAAAGCACCTGAGGATTTTCCAGTGGTAGATGCAAAGGGCAAAGGGTTTGATGACGTAAAATACAGTTTGCAGATCTCTCCAATGGATTGCACAGGCTGTGCCAACTGTGCAGATATTTGTCCCGCTCCAAAAAAAGCATTAGAAATGAAAGAAGCTGGCCAGCAAATGGATGCCACCAACCACATTTGGGAATATGCTATCGAGAACATAAGTCCTAAACAGGATAAATTAAACAAGTTTACTTTAAAAGGGAGCCAATTCAATAGGCCTCTCCTAGAGTTTTCTGGGGCATGTGCAGGTTGTGGTGAAACTGCTTATGTAAAACTTTTAACTCAGCTATACGGAGAAAGAATGATGATAGCTAATGCCACCGGCTGTTCTTCAATTTGGGGCGCAAGTGCTCCCGCTACATCATACTGCAAAAACAGCGAAGGTAAAGGACCTGCTTGGGCAAACTCTTTGTTTGAAGACAATGCAGAGTTCGGTTATGGTATGGTGTTAGCAGAACGTCAATGTAGAGATAGACTAGAAGATCTTATGAGGGATGGATTAAAAGCAGATTTACCTGCTGACTATAAACTAGCTATGGAGAAATGGCTTGAATACAAAGATGACGGAGAAATGTCCAAAGAGCCTTCTGAAAAGCTAATTCAGTTAATTGAAGCCAACACCTTGGGAAATTACATCTTAGAAGAAATTAAAGACAAAAAACAGTTTTTAATAAAACGCTCTCACTGGGCAATAGGCGGTGATGGCTGGGCCTATGATATTGGATACGGTGGACTTGATCATGTAATAGCATCTGGTGAGGACATAAACATACTGGTTATGGACACAGAAATTTATTCAAATACTGGAGGTCAATCTTCCAAAGCTACACCTACTGCTGCCGTTGCCAAGTTTTCTGCTTCAGGCAAAAAAATCAGAAAAAAAGATTTGGGTATGATGGCTATAAGCTACGGGTATGTCTATGTGGCGCAGGTTTCTATGGGCGCTAACATGAACCATGTAGCAAAAGTTATGAAAGAAGCTGAAAGTTACAAAGGCCCCTCTCTAGTTATCTGTTATGCCCCTTGCGTAAGTCACGGTATCAAAACAGGTATGGGCACAACAGTAGCACAAGAAAAAAAAGCTGTTGAGTCTGGATATTGGCACTTGTACCGGTATGATCCCCGGCTAAAAGAAGAGGGCAAAAACCCTTTTATGCTTGACAGCAAAGAACCTTCTACCTCCTTCAAAGATTTCTTACACAGCGAAATCCGTTATTCTCAGATAATGAACACCTTTCCAGATATAGCAGAAGAGTTATTTGAAGCAGCAGAGAAAAGTGCCAAAGAACGTTATCAAACATATAAACAACTAACTGAAAAATAAATGCTAAAAATGGTGGCGGCTTTTTAGCCGCCATCTTTTTAGCTTAAAAGTCAAGGAGTTGAGAAAATTGAATATATCCATATCAAACTGCTACAGTCAATTAAATACTGGCCTTATGGTGTTTCCAACTGAAATTAAAATAACTACTGAAAATGAGAAAAAGTATAACTTTGATAAACTATTAGCTTGTAATCAGTACAACTTTTTATTAAACACACTGTTTGATTACGGCTTAGTAATTAGATTTTTAGAACAGAAAAATAGTCCCCACCAAATTTTTACAAGAGATATTGGCTTTATCATTGAGAACATAATGTTTATATCTAAAATGTCCCAGCTTAGCAGACAACAAGAAACTCAAAGTCTCATTAAATTCGCTGCACAATATAATTTACGAACATACCAAATGGAAAACTATGCTGAAGGTGGCGATGTTTTTGTTCAAGATAACAACATAATTATCGGCATCGGAGAAAGAACTACAGAGGATGCAGCTAATGAAATCAAATCTGTTTTATCCGCAACAAACTCCAGTTACAATATTATTAAAGCATATTTTGATTTATCGTTAATTCACCTAGATTGTGCCTTTAATATTCTTGATAACAACTCATGTATCATAAGTGATGGTCTGTTTAATCCTGAAGAGATTACTCCATTATTCTCAACCATAATTAAAGCCCCCTTAGACACAAATACCTTAGGCGCTAACATCATCAATCTTGGAAATAAAAGAATTTTATGTAGCTGTCAAAATTTAGCTACTACACTAAATAACAGTGAATTTTGCTGCAAATACATTGACTATAGCGAAGTTACAAAGGTGGGCGGTGGACTAGGCTGTAGTCTACTTCCTATTCAAAGAGCATAGCTTTACACAGTAGTTATTCTTTTAGAGTATGTCTCATCTGATGAACAGCAGCTACAGCCTGTTTTTTGTTTTTTATAGTGCCATCAATTTGTTGAAGCTTTATTTTTCTTAACACCATTCCAACATCTTCCGATTGGGGTATATCTAACAGTTCCATTATTTCATCTCCAGTAATTAATTTCGGTAATCTATTTAACTTATTATTAACTTCAATTGTTTTTCCCAATAATTCATAAATAAAATCATGCTGGTCCTTTGGACACTTATCTCCCCTAGCCTCGTAAGTAGCAGATACATCAGCTAAAGCTAAAAGCAATATTCCTATTGAATGTATTCCTACCTTATGAACAAATCTTCTCAGTCCTTTTTCACTAACCTTTCCGTTGTTATACATCTGGAGAGGATACATATGATAATTTACTAACAATTTTAGTAAATACTTCTCTTCATTGCTTATAGTAATAAATCGTAAATAGTCTTTGATGACGAAATTACCTAACTTATGATGGCTATAAAATGTTATTCTCCCGTCATCTTTTATTTCTTTACAATAAGGTTTCCCGATGTCATGAAAAAAACCAGCTAGCTTTAAGGTAGTATATAGCGGATACCCCCGTTTAAAATTTTTATGTAAATAGCCAAAGACCTGCTCTTCTATATTTTTAGGGAATTCATGATAATGAATAACTTTATTTAAATGACTAAACACCCTTAAGCTGTGGTTATATACGTTTTCCACATGATGATAATTTTGTTCTGTATCTCTTAAATGCTGAATCTTAGGAAATAAGCTATCAATAACACCCAAACTATCCAGCAACATCAAGCCTTTTTCCGCATTCTCACTGGATAACATCTGCCATAATTCATCAGCTACCCTTTCCTTACTACAAGCTTGAATCATTTTATGGTCTTTTTGGGCCTTTCTTTCAAAACCTTTATCTAAGTTAAAGTCAAGGACCGCTGCCAGCCTTATCCCTCTTAGCAGTCTAATAGGATCAGCATCTATATTTTTATCGCTGATAGCCACAATCTTTTTTTCTCTAATATGTTTTTTACCTTCAACTATATCGATTATATTATCCTGCCACACTTCCGACTTTAAATAATCAGTAACACTAATAGCCATGGCATTAACAGTGAAATCCCTATTCGTTAAATCAGCTTCGATGGTGTCTGATGTAAAACTACTTATATCAATTGTAATTTTATTATTTTTATCAACCACCCTATACACTTCATTGCTTTTATCTAAAGTTACTAAACTGCCATCGAAAACCTCAGAAAGTCTTTGAGCAAAACTTTTTCCATTTTTGCATATTAAATCAACATCTTTGCATTCTCTACCCGCTAGTGCATCTCTTACAAAACCACCAACCAAGTAAACATCACCAAACTCTTTGTGGGCAACTTCATTGATTTTGTCTAAAGTCTTTTTTAACAAAAAATACATAAACATACTCCTTTTTTCATAATTATATCCATTGTATATTATTTTTTCTAAGCACTCAACAAAACACCTATTTGAAATTATTAATAATAATGTTATAATAACAAAATCATAAATAAGAAGTAGGGATTGATATGGAAAACAAACAAACGTCAAAAAAGGCCGTTATTATAGCTTTATACGCAGGAGAAATTATGCTAAAAAACGGAGCGGAAACCTATAGGGTTGAAGAGACTATGTGCTATATATTAAAAGCTCTAGGTATTAAGCATGCCGAAAGCTTTGTTACTCCTACAGGAATTTTCCTGTCGTCAGATAGCCCCCATGACCAAAACCCTTACTCTATTGTAAAAAGAATACGAAACAGAAAAATTAACTTAACTGCCGTTTCGGAAGTCAATACCTTTTCCAGGGAAATGGTAGCAGGAAATATAAAAATAGATGATGCTATGAGCATCCTCAGAACAATAGACCACAAATCGGGATATAATCGCTATTTAAAGGCATTTGCAGCTGGACTATTAGCTGCCTCCTTTTCCATGCTTCTAGGAGGTACAATTAGGGATTTTGTACCTGCCTTTATTACCTCTTTGGCAGTACAAGCCACTGTACAACCCTTGGGCAAAAATGGGTTTTCTTTTTTTATAACTAATGTAGCTGGTGGATTTGTAGCTGCTTTTCTTGCCGTTATTTTGTGGAAGATGGGAATGGGAAATAATATAGACAAAACTATTATAGGTTCCATTATGACATTAGTTCCAGGAGTGGCGATAACTAACGCCATCCGTGATTCTATTTCAGGCGACCTTATGTCGGGAACGTCTAGGGCTGCAGAAGCCTTTTTAGTTGCCATTGCCATTGCCACTGGAGTAGCCATCGCCCTTCAAATACTTAACCCAATTCTATAGAGGTGATTTAAATGTTAGAAAACTTTTTTTATGCAATTCTTGCTACCCTGGGATATTGCATCGTCTTTAATGTCCCAAAAAAATATCTTTTCCTTTCTTCCTTAGGAGGAGCATTGGGGTGGGTTACTTATATTTACTTTTATCAACGTTTAGGGTCGTCAGTAACATCCGTTTTTGTCGCCGCCTCATTAGTGGCATTATGGGGAGAAATTCTATCTGTAAAAATTAAAGATCTAGTAACCATATTTGTTATTCCTGGCATAATTCCTTTAGTTCCAGGATCAGGTATGTATTATACTATGATTGCCATCATGGACCAAGACTTTGAACAAGCGGCTATAATTGGTACAGAAGCTGTTTTTATAGCTCTATCCATAGCCTGTGGTATTATTCTAATATCCTCCATCTCTCGTTTAGTTCGTGGAAGAATCATTATGGGACTTAAACACTAAAGGGCTGTTTCTATCAGGTTTTTCCTGATAGAAACAGCCCTTTACTAAACTGGCATTTATTTATCTTCTAGCTCATTATATGCACAATCTACCTTAACAATATCACCTTTTATTAAAAATTCTCCGTCAAACAACATAGGGACCGGTTGCCCATTCCATGGATCATTTTTAGCAGCTTGTATATGCAAATGAGGTACCACAGCGTTACCTGATTTTCCAATTTTAGCTAAATGGTCACCCTTTTTTACTTTCTGTCCCTTTTCCACTATGATACTCCCATATTTAAGATGTGCCAGTACAATTTTAACATCATCTACATTTATAATTATGTGGTTACCCCAAAGATTCTCTGAATCACGATCATCAGGACCCATATCAGGATGCCCATCCTCAACATACTCTATAACTCCATCGGTAGGACTATATAATGTCACTTTATACATGGTAAAGTCATCTAAGGAAGTTGCTTCATCTACCTCTCTATCAATACCTGCTTCTCCAATCATATGAATATCCACAGCATAGCGCATCGAAACATTGATACCCAGTTTATTATATTTTTCATTCCAATAGTGATAATTCTGAGATTTTTGGTGACCCCCTTGGCCTATATAATACCTCCCCCCGTGCTCAAAAGGAAAATCTAAATATATAGATTCACCTTGATAATACCGAACTTCCTCTTGCTTATCATCATCCTTTGGTGCTGTACATCCCATAATTACAATTGCTATAATACCAATAACCCATAACAACTTAATATATCCCCACATATCTATCAAATCCCTTTTTATTTTTAATTATAATATTTTACAGTTTTTGTTTTGTTAAGCAAGTATTAACTTTTACTAATACAACCTTTCTCATAATCTATGCAATCTTAACTTTTAGGTTCTTACTATACTTCGCTTTTCTTCCCAAGAAAAAACACCTCCCAAGTAGAGAGGGCACTAAAAATCTGCCTATATTTCATTAAAAGAAAATAATTTTCACAAAAAAAGACGACTTTGGTTCAAGTTTTTGAATCCACAGTCGTCTTTTAATTATTTGATTGTGTCCTTTTGTCTATCTTTAATCCACTAGTTTCGAAATCCGCTTCAGGTTTACTGCAAACATCCGCAAATATCGATATAGCTCCTTGCATCTCCAAATTATATATATCCATGTATGGACTTAAATTCATTGACTGTGGCTTTTGGATCATGACATTCACCTACTTCTACTACTTCTAATTGATACTATAATTATACCTTTTTTTGCTTTTGTGAACTTTTTCAGTGGCCTCATAAGTAGAGATGTTTCACGAACTGCAATATTGCAGTCCTGAACATCCCGCTGGTTTTGTCAAGTATTTTTAACTTAGATAATATTTACTTATTTGCTTTTATATGTAAATAGTTGAACATATACTCCTACCATAAGAAAACAGCTTTTTAAAAACCAATTTATGCCGTTTTTGCCCATTCTTCTTTCCTGGTTTGATAATTACGGTTATGTTTGATCATACTCCATATAACTCTTGTTAAGTGCCGTCCTAATGAACGCAAAGCTTGGTTGTATTTTTTGCCTTCATCACGCTTCTTTTCGTAGTATGATTTAGATTCTGCAACCCTTCGTATATGAAGTCATCATAGCTCTCTTTGCATGCTTGTTAACCTGTTTAGGTGATTTTGTTCCTTCATACAAGCCAGAACTAGTTATCAAGGGGAGCCATGCCTAAATAGATAGCTATGTACTGTTTGTTGACGCCGGCGACTTATGCGCTTTAGTTTAGTTTCAATCTCAGAAATGTTGTGTGCCTGTTAAAGCACTTCCTTACCTTGTTCCATCATTGGGGCCATCATCATAAGGGTCACTATTTGTCTTGCATCCATGCGGTCATTTTTCTCTGGTGTAGCGAAGATTTCTTTAAAGCGGGCAAACTTTAGGTTATTAACATTTAGCAACATGTACCCTTTGTCTTTAACCATTTGATCTAGCGGCCGAGCATGGCCATTAGTTCCCTCCATACCAACAACTATGCCTGATACTTCATAATCTTGTACAAAAGATGTTATTTGATTAAAGAAATACCTAAACCCTTTCTGGCTATGGGGTATCTCAAAATCCTTTAAAATATCTCCTGCTAAGCCTATAGCTACATGATGATTGTAATAACCTACGTCTACTAGCAGAGCCACTTCCCATAAGGACGGCATCATCCCGGTCAACGTTACGGACACAACAAAAACGAGGGCGGCATTTCAGGACTGAGTTAACTCATTTCTGAGCAACTGACCCCGCGAGCCACACCCCCGTTTGGTTATCATTATATCAATTTATATTATAATTTAAAGGGGTGTGACTAAATTTTTATAAAGAATCAGACCCTTTTAGTCATAAATTTATATATATTCTTAGGGGCCTATCTCATATTTCCATGGTAGACCCCAAGATTTTTCAATTTTTTTTTACTTTCTACATAAGTAAACATTGTTTTACAAAAAACATTCAAACTATTGATGCATTTTAAAATATAATGTATAATTACCTTATATTTCTAACTGGGAGGGGATTTTAAATGGAGCAAAATGATAAAAAAGTTGCTTGTCCAAAATGTGATAATGATGAACTTCAGGCAATCAGTGATACCCATGGAAAAGGAGCTAGTTTTTGGAAACTCTGCCTTTGTGGTATCTTAGGTTTATGTGGGGCAGGCAAAACAAAAACTGACCATTACTGGGTTTGTAAAAACTGTGGAAATAAATTTAAGATGTAATGACTAATAGTGATAAAAGATGGGTTAAGTTGATGAATGGTTTTGATAAATATTGGGGATGTCATCAGCTGCCTGGAAGAAGTTTTTTTTATAATAACTACCAACTTCCTGTTTGTTCCAGATGTACAGGGATAATTATTGGCGAATTATTATCGTTTTTATGGTTTATTATGGGAATTAGATTTAGTTGGCTTTTTTTACTTATGTTAATGATACCAATGGTTGTAGATGGGATGCTGCAACTTACAACATCATATTTGTCCAGTAATATAAAACGGGTATCTACAGGAATATTATTTGGCATAGGCTTTATGCAAATATTATTAATAGCGATAATTAAGCTCTTCTCTTTAATACAGTCATTGCTATAATTTTTAATTTAAATTATAAAACAATCTAAATATATACAAAAAAGAGGCTAAAGCCCTCTTTTTAAAGCTTACTCTCTAAAAGCATAAAATATGATGGGAAGTCGAGGAATACCACATTAGTACATCCAATGTCCGCAGGCAGTGAGTTACCTGCTACAGTCGGTGAAGTGCAGCCTCTCCAGTAGAAGAACCAAACCTCTGTCCCAACCGTAGAGGGGAATTCATTCCCCGTAGTATGAATGGTTACAACATGGGCAATCGTTTAACAACCGCTTAACCATCGCTCGACAATCGTTTGCCATTGTTAAAAGGAAAGGATGCTGCAATTTGCGACACCCCATTTGTCTAGTAAGGGAGTATAAATAATTTTGTGTAATTGGAATTTTTACTGTTTCAGAATATCTAGAGTTTTATCAGCATCAGCAATATTTTTCCTATGCCTGGGTAAAATATTCACAGCTCTTACTTAC
This genomic interval from Proteinivorax tanatarense contains the following:
- the nifJ gene encoding pyruvate:ferredoxin (flavodoxin) oxidoreductase, which produces MDGNEAAAYVSYAFTDVAAIYPITPSSPMAEGVDEWAAHGKKNIFGQQVKVAQLQSEGGAAGAVHGSLQAGALTTTYTASQGLLLMIPNMYKIAGELLPCVFHVSARALATHALSIFGDHQDVMATRQTGFALLASCSVQETMDLGAISHLATIKSRIPFLHFFDGFRTSHEYQKIEIIDYNVFDELVDNEAIKEFRKRALNPNAPVTRGTAQNPDIYFQGREVSNPFFEKVPDVVAHYMEVLGKRTGRMYKPFDYYGAEDAGKVIIAMGSICETIEETIDYLTEQGEKVGIVKVRLYRPFSAKHFFEVMPKTVKKIAVLDRTKEPGAVGEPLYEDIKSLYYNREALTIVGGRYGLGSKDTTPSHIKIVYDNLDKKEPKNGFTIGIKDDVTFTSLNVDKEVNTTPKGTVSCKFWGLGSDGTVGANKTAIKIIGDNTDMYAQGYFSYDSKKSGGTTISHLRFGDRPIKSPYLIRQPDFVACHNPAYVNQYEILEGLKPKGTFVLNCPWSDEELDGFLPTSIKKYLAENDINFYTIDAVEIAEKIGLGGRINMIMQAAFFKLAEVIPLEDAIKYLKDAISDVYGKKGEKIVTMNHKAVDAGIEKLRRVSVPAQWSEASEQESNKDYPGFIGEVMRPMAKHKGDNLPVSSFLSREDGTFPHGTTAYEKRGIAVTVPKWIKENCIQCNQCSYICPHSVIRPMLPTEQELKKAPEDFPVVDAKGKGFDDVKYSLQISPMDCTGCANCADICPAPKKALEMKEAGQQMDATNHIWEYAIENISPKQDKLNKFTLKGSQFNRPLLEFSGACAGCGETAYVKLLTQLYGERMMIANATGCSSIWGASAPATSYCKNSEGKGPAWANSLFEDNAEFGYGMVLAERQCRDRLEDLMRDGLKADLPADYKLAMEKWLEYKDDGEMSKEPSEKLIQLIEANTLGNYILEEIKDKKQFLIKRSHWAIGGDGWAYDIGYGGLDHVIASGEDINILVMDTEIYSNTGGQSSKATPTAAVAKFSASGKKIRKKDLGMMAISYGYVYVAQVSMGANMNHVAKVMKEAESYKGPSLVICYAPCVSHGIKTGMGTTVAQEKKAVESGYWHLYRYDPRLKEEGKNPFMLDSKEPSTSFKDFLHSEIRYSQIMNTFPDIAEELFEAAEKSAKERYQTYKQLTEK
- a CDS encoding M23 family metallopeptidase, whose translation is MLWVIGIIAIVIMGCTAPKDDDKQEEVRYYQGESIYLDFPFEHGGRYYIGQGGHQKSQNYHYWNEKYNKLGINVSMRYAVDIHMIGEAGIDREVDEATSLDDFTMYKVTLYSPTDGVIEYVEDGHPDMGPDDRDSENLWGNHIIINVDDVKIVLAHLKYGSIIVEKGQKVKKGDHLAKIGKSGNAVVPHLHIQAAKNDPWNGQPVPMLFDGEFLIKGDIVKVDCAYNELEDK
- a CDS encoding threonine/serine exporter family protein, whose translation is MENKQTSKKAVIIALYAGEIMLKNGAETYRVEETMCYILKALGIKHAESFVTPTGIFLSSDSPHDQNPYSIVKRIRNRKINLTAVSEVNTFSREMVAGNIKIDDAMSILRTIDHKSGYNRYLKAFAAGLLAASFSMLLGGTIRDFVPAFITSLAVQATVQPLGKNGFSFFITNVAGGFVAAFLAVILWKMGMGNNIDKTIIGSIMTLVPGVAITNAIRDSISGDLMSGTSRAAEAFLVAIAIATGVAIALQILNPIL
- a CDS encoding dimethylarginine dimethylaminohydrolase family protein; its protein translation is MNISISNCYSQLNTGLMVFPTEIKITTENEKKYNFDKLLACNQYNFLLNTLFDYGLVIRFLEQKNSPHQIFTRDIGFIIENIMFISKMSQLSRQQETQSLIKFAAQYNLRTYQMENYAEGGDVFVQDNNIIIGIGERTTEDAANEIKSVLSATNSSYNIIKAYFDLSLIHLDCAFNILDNNSCIISDGLFNPEEITPLFSTIIKAPLDTNTLGANIINLGNKRILCSCQNLATTLNNSEFCCKYIDYSEVTKVGGGLGCSLLPIQRA
- a CDS encoding threonine/serine exporter family protein, which codes for MLENFFYAILATLGYCIVFNVPKKYLFLSSLGGALGWVTYIYFYQRLGSSVTSVFVAASLVALWGEILSVKIKDLVTIFVIPGIIPLVPGSGMYYTMIAIMDQDFEQAAIIGTEAVFIALSIACGIILISSISRLVRGRIIMGLKH
- a CDS encoding LITAF-like zinc ribbon domain-containing protein; its protein translation is MEQNDKKVACPKCDNDELQAISDTHGKGASFWKLCLCGILGLCGAGKTKTDHYWVCKNCGNKFKM
- a CDS encoding DUF2085 domain-containing protein, with product MTNSDKRWVKLMNGFDKYWGCHQLPGRSFFYNNYQLPVCSRCTGIIIGELLSFLWFIMGIRFSWLFLLMLMIPMVVDGMLQLTTSYLSSNIKRVSTGILFGIGFMQILLIAIIKLFSLIQSLL
- a CDS encoding IS110 family transposase, coding for MSVTLTGMMPSLWEVALLVDVGYYNHHVAIGLAGDILKDFEIPHSQKGFRYFFNQITSFVQDYEVSGIVVGMEGTNGHARPLDQMVKDKGYMLLNVNNLKFARFKEIFATPEKNDRMDARQIVTLMMMAPMMEQGKEVL